CGCGGCAACGCCCAACATGCTCCTCATAGCGGCGCCGCTGGCCATGGCGCCCAGCATCATGCCCCACAACACGCCGGCAACCAGCACGAAGCCGGAAAGAAACACGTCGCTGCCGATCATCACCCCAACGGACAGCATCAACAACTTCGCGGCGGCGATCATCGCGATGGCGATCACCGTTACAATCATTACGCCGGGGAGTACGCAGGTCGCAACTGGAATCAACACTATGGCTGGCGCGGACGCCACTACCTCGGTGCCAACAACTGGTGGTGGGGCAGCGTGCCATTGGGTTACGCGGCCGACCAGCCATACGGAGTGCCGGAATATTCCGAGGCGCCTTATGACGAATCGGCTGACTCCGCCGTCGACTCGACCGACGAGAACGCCAGCGCCGACGACCAAATATCCGTCGAGGGCGAGGGTTCTCCCGAGCAGCTAGCCAACAACGGCCCGTTGCCTGAAAACGAGAACGAAGCGGAGCCTCTTCCGGGCCAGGCCGATCGCGCGGCGATTCATGTGGTGCTCCCCAGCGCCAAGTCCGCGGTCGACTTGAATGGCCATCGAGTCTACGGCAATGGCGCCGACCGTGTGGTGATGACGCCGGTGATCGAACCCGGTAAAGAACTGCGCATTGAGCTGACGGCCACCTGGGACCAAGGGGGCGAGCCGCGTACCCAGACGCGCAGTCGAGTGCTGCAAACTGGCGACTACGTCACGATCGATTTTACCCAGCCGCTCGGAGAACCAGTCGCGCGGTAGGTCGTCGCTCCAAACCTGCGGCAATGAGAGCCCATGGGGTCGCCCGTGGGCTCTCCGCATTCCATGACAACGTACTTTGTCATGGAGAGGCCGCTTGCCTGGTGGCCGCCGTCGGCGGCCTCGTCTAAACTCAACGGCATGCGGATCGTTTACCTCGCCGCCGGCGCAGCCGGCATGTACTGCGGTAGCTGCCTGCACGACAACACGCTGGCGGCCGGCTTGCTCGAATTGGGCCAGGACGTCCTCCTGGTTCCCACCTACACGCCGTTGCGCACCGACGAGAATAATGTTAGCCTCGCGCGGGTCTTCTACGGCGGCATTAACGTCTATTTGCAGCAGAAGTCCAGTTTCTTTCGCAACACGCCGTGGCTTGTCGATCGCCTCTTCGATCAGCCGGCGCTGCTTGATTTCGTTGCCCGCCGCGGCGCCAGCACCGATCCCGCCAAACTCGGCGACCTCACCGTATCGATGCTCGCCGGCGAGTCGGGCAGGCAAAAAAAGGAACTCGACAAGCTCCTCGCTTGGCTGGCCGCTGAGGCCCGTCCCGATGTGGTTCATCTGTCCAATTCCATGCTGCTTGGCATGGCCGGCCAAATTGCCGATCGGCTGCGCGTGCCCGTCTTAAGC
This DNA window, taken from Pirellulales bacterium, encodes the following:
- a CDS encoding TIGR03000 domain-containing protein, which codes for MLKTIHSRTSCALALAAVAVLSVDVALARGGRGGGHRGASHAGGHRGNAQHAPHSGAAGHGAQHHAPQHAGNQHEAGKKHVAADHHPNGQHQQLRGGDHRDGDHRYNHYAGEYAGRNWNQHYGWRGRHYLGANNWWWGSVPLGYAADQPYGVPEYSEAPYDESADSAVDSTDENASADDQISVEGEGSPEQLANNGPLPENENEAEPLPGQADRAAIHVVLPSAKSAVDLNGHRVYGNGADRVVMTPVIEPGKELRIELTATWDQGGEPRTQTRSRVLQTGDYVTIDFTQPLGEPVAR